One Ensifer adhaerens genomic region harbors:
- a CDS encoding electron transfer flavoprotein subunit alpha/FixB family protein: protein MSVLVLAEHGNAQLDEATARAVSAALCLGNDVHVLVAGKGCHDAALAAAGLDGIYRVLVADGESLANQLAEPLADLIVALSGNYDAIVAASTSTGKNVMPRVAALLDVMQISDVIAIDGPDLFRRPIYAGNIVQTVRSKDPKRVLTIRAAAFRPVGQGKAKPIEVVDVAPGSCRSTFVANALAASERPELTSARIVVSGGRGMGSADNFETVLAPLADTLGAALGASRAAVDAGYVSNDLQVGQTGKIVAPDLYIACGISGAIQHLAGMKDSKVIVAINKDAEAPIFQVADYGLVADLFEAVPELKGTLASAT from the coding sequence ATGAGCGTGCTTGTCTTGGCCGAACACGGCAATGCGCAACTGGATGAGGCAACGGCAAGGGCGGTCAGCGCCGCGCTTTGCCTCGGCAACGACGTTCACGTGCTCGTCGCGGGCAAGGGGTGTCACGACGCAGCCCTGGCTGCCGCCGGTCTCGACGGCATCTACAGGGTCCTGGTCGCGGATGGGGAAAGCCTTGCCAACCAACTTGCCGAGCCGCTCGCCGACCTGATCGTCGCCTTGTCGGGAAACTACGATGCCATCGTCGCGGCATCCACCTCGACCGGCAAGAACGTGATGCCGCGCGTCGCGGCACTGCTCGACGTCATGCAGATCTCGGACGTGATTGCGATCGATGGTCCTGACCTGTTTCGCCGTCCGATCTACGCCGGCAACATCGTTCAGACGGTGCGCTCGAAAGACCCGAAGCGCGTTCTGACGATCCGGGCGGCGGCATTCCGGCCCGTGGGTCAGGGGAAGGCGAAGCCAATCGAGGTAGTCGACGTTGCGCCGGGCTCCTGCCGTTCGACATTCGTCGCCAATGCTCTAGCGGCTTCGGAGCGGCCCGAACTGACCTCGGCGCGCATCGTCGTGTCCGGCGGGCGCGGTATGGGCTCGGCAGACAATTTCGAGACGGTGCTCGCGCCGCTCGCCGACACGCTGGGGGCGGCATTGGGTGCGAGCCGCGCGGCCGTTGACGCCGGCTATGTCTCGAACGACCTTCAGGTCGGCCAGACCGGCAAGATCGTCGCTCCCGACCTCTACATCGCCTGCGGCATTTCCGGCGCGATTCAGCATCTGGCGGGCATGAAGGATTCGAAGGTGATCGTCGCGATCAACAAAGACGCGGAGGCACCGATCTTCCAGGTTGCCGATTATGGTCTCGTCGCCGATCTCTTCGAGGCGGTTCCCGAGTTGAAAGGGACGCTCGCAAGCGCGACTTGA
- a CDS encoding AraC family transcriptional regulator: MARTDGQPGGDPDQDVDDTLSAPFRSYALERADAPRFHIRLVEKTQRLYPAHKHDYFQIVYFMTEAPTARVGLRSYKPQPGSVYFIAPMTPHQMRFSSASRSVVIYFDLDFLRPGITRSYPIQELVRIAPELTPFAWQGHIDFNLDEAQAARVEEACRVMILEHAEDRICTGEIIRAELTLMLGRICRAYEDRFDELSPVLPAIGRDSGHMRRISDFIAENYLRSPTLDQAAAYARLSRSRLCALLRQHTGTSFNALIREMRIDDARERLVLTDEPIGQIAYAVGYTDEKYFLRAFRKSVGMTPTAYRVKRLSDLAVPATTRRGLGARAPGLMPRSRS; the protein is encoded by the coding sequence ATGGCAAGGACAGATGGGCAGCCGGGCGGCGATCCGGATCAGGACGTGGACGACACCCTGTCGGCGCCCTTTCGTTCCTACGCGCTCGAACGGGCCGATGCGCCTCGCTTCCACATTCGTCTGGTCGAAAAGACACAAAGGCTCTATCCGGCGCACAAGCACGACTACTTCCAGATCGTCTATTTCATGACCGAAGCGCCGACGGCGCGCGTCGGCCTCAGATCCTACAAGCCGCAGCCGGGCTCGGTTTATTTCATCGCGCCGATGACCCCGCATCAGATGCGCTTCAGCAGCGCGTCGCGGTCCGTCGTGATCTACTTCGACCTCGATTTCCTCCGGCCGGGCATCACGCGCTCTTATCCGATACAGGAACTGGTGCGCATTGCCCCCGAACTCACGCCCTTTGCCTGGCAGGGGCACATCGACTTTAACCTGGACGAAGCCCAGGCGGCGCGCGTCGAGGAGGCCTGCCGGGTGATGATCCTTGAGCATGCCGAGGATCGGATCTGCACGGGGGAGATCATTCGCGCCGAGCTGACGCTGATGCTCGGCAGGATCTGCCGGGCCTATGAGGATCGTTTCGACGAGTTGTCACCGGTTCTGCCGGCGATCGGCCGGGACAGCGGACATATGCGCCGGATCTCAGATTTCATCGCGGAGAATTACCTGCGCTCGCCGACCCTCGATCAGGCGGCCGCCTACGCCAGGCTTTCCCGCAGCCGCCTCTGCGCGCTGTTGCGGCAGCATACGGGCACCAGCTTCAACGCGCTCATCCGCGAGATGCGCATCGATGACGCGCGCGAACGCCTGGTGCTGACCGACGAGCCGATCGGGCAGATCGCCTATGCGGTCGGCTACACCGACGAGAAGTATTTCCTGCGAGCGTTTCGAAAGTCGGTCGGAATGACGCCGACGGCCTATCGGGTGAAACGGTTGAGCGACCTCGCCGTACCCGCGACGACGCGGCGCGGTCTCGGTGCGCGGGCCCCGGGCCTGATGCCAAGGAGCAGGAGCTAG
- a CDS encoding aldehyde dehydrogenase family protein, translated as MLKNVEDQARAPLRMSGLFVGGEFLDDGGATTFSVEEPATGATIAHVTNASEADVDQAVRSARGAFQSWRDRSPRERGQILREVAAHIRKHVDELAEIEAREVGKPRRDALRFDVSFCHACFDYFGGLADTIHGEILDQGPIEARINYEPYGVVAAILPFNWPPIHFSKKCAPALAAGNTVVIKPGEQAPLTVLRLVELANEILPPGVLNAVAGMVSGPALAAHPLVERITFTGSTMTGRRVLQSAAQNLTYATMELGGKNALIVLPDADLDVAINVALEGMFYNQGEACTSTSRILVHDSLHDRFLERFARATEKLVVGDGLDPATDIGAMVDAKHRDKVLSYLDIALKEGARLVTQGRLPTDERLKDGYWVAPTVLADVTPDMTPAREEMFGPIASIMRFSTEEEAIRIANDSEYGLTAAICTTDEAHAGKIAAKLEAGMIFVNNYMRRAFLGSPFGGQKGSGFGRENTAETLREFMRSKNVRFPSGRGSIPTWPPKE; from the coding sequence ATGCTTAAGAATGTCGAGGATCAGGCGCGGGCGCCGCTCCGGATGTCCGGCCTGTTCGTGGGTGGGGAATTCCTGGACGACGGCGGCGCCACCACGTTCAGCGTCGAGGAGCCGGCAACCGGGGCGACGATCGCGCATGTGACCAATGCATCGGAGGCCGACGTCGACCAGGCAGTCAGAAGCGCCCGCGGCGCCTTCCAGTCCTGGCGCGACCGTTCCCCGCGCGAGCGCGGCCAGATCCTGCGCGAAGTCGCCGCCCATATTCGCAAGCATGTGGACGAACTTGCCGAGATCGAGGCGCGCGAAGTGGGCAAGCCACGTCGCGATGCGCTCCGCTTCGACGTGTCGTTCTGCCATGCCTGCTTCGACTATTTCGGCGGTCTCGCCGACACGATCCACGGCGAGATCCTCGATCAGGGACCGATCGAGGCGCGCATCAACTACGAGCCCTATGGCGTAGTGGCCGCGATTCTGCCTTTCAACTGGCCGCCGATCCACTTTTCCAAGAAGTGCGCGCCGGCGCTCGCCGCCGGCAACACCGTCGTCATCAAGCCCGGCGAGCAGGCGCCGTTGACGGTGTTGCGCCTCGTCGAACTCGCCAATGAGATCCTGCCGCCGGGCGTTCTCAACGCGGTCGCCGGCATGGTCTCCGGCCCGGCACTTGCCGCCCATCCGCTGGTCGAGCGCATCACCTTCACGGGATCGACGATGACGGGCCGGCGCGTGCTGCAGTCGGCCGCGCAGAACCTCACCTATGCCACGATGGAGCTTGGCGGAAAGAACGCGCTGATCGTGCTTCCCGATGCCGATCTCGACGTCGCGATCAACGTTGCGCTCGAAGGCATGTTCTACAATCAGGGAGAGGCCTGCACATCGACATCGCGCATCCTCGTGCACGATAGCCTCCATGACCGGTTCCTGGAGCGGTTCGCGCGGGCGACCGAGAAGCTGGTCGTCGGCGACGGACTTGATCCGGCGACCGATATCGGCGCGATGGTCGATGCGAAGCACCGCGACAAGGTTCTGTCCTATCTCGACATCGCGCTGAAGGAAGGAGCCCGCCTCGTCACCCAGGGCAGGTTGCCGACCGACGAGAGATTGAAGGACGGCTACTGGGTCGCGCCGACGGTTCTTGCAGATGTTACGCCTGACATGACCCCGGCGCGCGAAGAGATGTTCGGTCCGATCGCCAGCATCATGCGGTTTTCGACCGAGGAAGAGGCGATCCGCATCGCCAATGACAGTGAATACGGCCTGACGGCGGCGATCTGCACGACCGACGAGGCCCATGCCGGCAAGATCGCAGCCAAGCTCGAAGCGGGCATGATCTTCGTCAACAACTACATGCGCCGCGCCTTCCTCGGCTCGCCCTTCGGCGGCCAGAAGGGAAGCGGTTTCGGCCGGGAAAATACGGCGGAAACGCTGCGCGAGTTCATGCGCTCAAAGAACGTCCGGTTTCCGTCGGGCCGGGGGAGCATCCCGACCTGGCCACCGAAGGAGTGA
- a CDS encoding electron transfer flavoprotein-ubiquinone oxidoreductase, protein MQMVERESMEFDVVIVGAGPAGLAAAIRLKQVNPELSVVVLEKGAEVGAHILSGAVVDPIGIDRLLPDWRADADHPFKTEVTDDHFLFLGPAGSIRLPNFLMPPLMNNHGNYIVSLGLVCRWLATKAEELGVEIYPGFAATEVLYNDEGAVIGVATGDMGIERNGEPGPNFARGMALLGKYTLIGEGVRGSLAKQLIAKFDLSKDRDVQKFGIGLKELWQVKPENHRPGLVQHSFGWPLGMKTGGGSFLYHLEDNMVAVGFVVHLNYKNPYLFPFEEFQRFKTHPAIRGTFEGGKRLSYGARAITEGGYQSVPKLSFPGGALIGCSAGLVNVPRIKGSHNAVLSGILAAEKLAAAIASGRANDEPIEIERGWRDSAIGQDLKRVRNVKPLWSKFGTAIGVGLGGLDMWTNQLFGFSFFGTLKHGKTDAQSLEPAAQHKKIDYPKPDGVLTFDRLSSVFLSNTNHEEDQPVHLQVKDMDLQKRSEHDVYAGPSTRYCPAGVYEWVEKDGKDVFVINAQNCVHCKTCDIKDPNQNINWVPPQGGEGPVYPNM, encoded by the coding sequence ATGCAGATGGTTGAACGCGAGAGCATGGAGTTCGACGTTGTGATCGTGGGTGCGGGGCCGGCGGGTCTTGCGGCGGCGATCCGGCTGAAGCAGGTCAATCCGGAGCTTTCGGTCGTCGTGCTCGAAAAGGGCGCTGAAGTCGGTGCGCATATCCTGTCGGGCGCCGTCGTCGATCCCATCGGCATCGACCGCTTGCTGCCGGACTGGCGCGCCGACGCCGACCATCCGTTCAAGACCGAGGTGACGGACGATCATTTCCTGTTCTTGGGACCCGCCGGCTCGATCCGCCTGCCGAACTTCCTGATGCCGCCGCTGATGAACAATCACGGCAACTACATCGTATCGCTTGGGCTCGTCTGTCGCTGGCTGGCGACCAAGGCGGAGGAACTCGGCGTCGAGATCTATCCGGGTTTTGCCGCCACCGAAGTGCTCTACAACGACGAGGGTGCGGTCATCGGGGTTGCCACCGGCGACATGGGCATCGAGCGGAACGGCGAACCGGGCCCGAACTTCGCCCGCGGCATGGCGCTCTTGGGCAAATACACGCTGATCGGCGAGGGCGTGCGCGGTTCGCTCGCCAAGCAGCTGATCGCCAAGTTCGATCTCTCGAAAGACCGCGACGTCCAGAAGTTCGGCATCGGCCTGAAGGAGCTCTGGCAGGTCAAGCCCGAGAACCATCGTCCGGGCCTGGTGCAGCACTCCTTCGGCTGGCCGCTCGGCATGAAGACCGGTGGCGGCTCCTTCCTCTACCATCTCGAAGACAACATGGTCGCCGTCGGCTTCGTCGTGCACCTCAATTACAAGAACCCCTATCTCTTCCCCTTCGAGGAGTTCCAGCGCTTCAAGACGCATCCGGCGATCCGCGGCACGTTCGAGGGCGGCAAGCGGCTTTCCTATGGGGCCCGTGCGATCACCGAGGGCGGTTACCAGTCGGTACCGAAGCTGTCCTTCCCCGGTGGTGCGCTGATCGGCTGTTCGGCCGGTCTCGTCAACGTGCCGCGCATCAAGGGCAGCCACAATGCGGTGCTTTCAGGCATTCTCGCGGCCGAGAAGCTGGCGGCAGCGATTGCTAGTGGCCGCGCCAATGACGAGCCGATCGAGATCGAACGCGGCTGGCGCGACAGCGCCATCGGCCAGGACCTGAAGCGGGTGAGAAACGTCAAGCCGCTGTGGTCGAAGTTCGGCACGGCGATCGGCGTTGGGCTCGGCGGTCTCGACATGTGGACCAACCAGCTGTTCGGCTTCTCCTTCTTCGGCACGCTGAAGCACGGAAAGACCGATGCGCAGTCGCTCGAACCCGCAGCGCAGCACAAGAAGATCGACTATCCAAAGCCGGACGGGGTTCTGACCTTCGACCGGCTGTCCTCGGTGTTCCTGTCGAACACCAACCATGAGGAAGACCAGCCGGTCCATCTCCAGGTGAAGGACATGGATCTGCAGAAGCGCTCCGAGCACGACGTCTATGCCGGTCCGTCGACGCGCTACTGTCCGGCCGGGGTCTACGAATGGGTGGAGAAGGACGGGAAGGACGTCTTCGTCATCAACGCGCAGAACTGCGTGCACTGCAAGACCTGCGACATCAAGGACCCGAACCAGAACATCAACTGGGTGCCGCCCCAAGGCGGCGAAGGCCCGGTCTATCCGAACATGTGA
- a CDS encoding phosphoenolpyruvate carboxykinase (GTP): MQDPTVITNPVLSQWIDEVRALCEPDQVHVCDGSDAEYRRLCSTLVAAGTFIRLNEAKRPSSFLCRSDPRDVARLEHRTFVCTSSREDAGPTNNWADPASMRVELSRLFKGSMRGRTMYVIPFSMGEPGSDLAMIGVQITDSAYVAVSMKLMAHIGLPVLRALGTREFVRCLHSVGAPLAPGDRDVPWPCNAEHKYIVSFQDDGSIASFGSGYGGNALLGKKCLALRTASLKGRQEGWLAEHMLIMGVEDPTGKTTYVAAAFPSACGKTNFAMLLPPEGFAGWKVKTVGDDIAWIRPDADGRLRAINPETGFFGVAPGTNEKTNPNMMAAIARETIFTNCALTPDGDVWWEGMTEEAPPALVDWRGLDWTPQAGRPAAHPNARFTVSRDRCPSMDPSAAHPAGVPISAFIFGGRLSHTFPLVFEARDWREGIYWAATLGSEATAAAENQAATRRDPFAMLPFCGYNMADYFAHWLSMGDRLVNAPAIFRVNWFRRDEDGAFLWPGFRQNMRVLKWIVQRTERTGGGKATSIGLVPGYDDIDWHGLDYDRQTFDALMRFDPAKLAKELQSHDVLLQSFGQRLPSALSAIRRALLDGVDQTPDQA, translated from the coding sequence ATGCAAGACCCGACTGTCATAACCAACCCCGTTCTCAGCCAATGGATCGACGAGGTTCGGGCCCTGTGCGAACCGGATCAGGTCCATGTCTGCGACGGCAGCGATGCGGAATACAGGCGTCTGTGCAGCACCCTTGTCGCCGCGGGCACCTTTATCCGGTTGAACGAAGCGAAGCGCCCAAGCTCGTTCCTCTGCCGCTCCGATCCCCGCGATGTCGCCCGCCTCGAACATCGCACTTTCGTCTGCACCTCCAGCCGGGAGGACGCAGGGCCCACCAACAATTGGGCAGATCCTGCCAGCATGCGCGTGGAGCTTTCGCGATTGTTCAAGGGATCGATGCGCGGGCGCACCATGTATGTGATCCCGTTCTCCATGGGGGAACCCGGCTCGGACCTTGCGATGATCGGGGTTCAGATCACCGATTCCGCCTATGTCGCGGTCAGCATGAAGTTGATGGCGCATATCGGCCTGCCGGTCCTGCGCGCACTTGGCACGCGCGAATTCGTGCGCTGCCTGCACTCGGTCGGAGCCCCGCTCGCGCCCGGCGACCGCGATGTGCCGTGGCCCTGCAACGCGGAGCACAAATATATTGTGAGCTTCCAGGACGACGGCTCGATCGCATCCTTCGGTTCCGGCTACGGCGGCAATGCGCTTCTCGGCAAGAAGTGCCTGGCACTGCGCACGGCCTCGCTGAAGGGCCGACAGGAGGGGTGGCTTGCCGAGCACATGCTGATCATGGGCGTGGAGGATCCCACTGGGAAAACGACCTATGTCGCGGCCGCCTTTCCGTCCGCCTGTGGCAAGACCAATTTCGCCATGCTTCTGCCGCCCGAGGGTTTTGCGGGATGGAAGGTCAAGACGGTCGGCGACGACATCGCCTGGATTCGGCCGGATGCGGACGGCAGGCTGCGGGCCATCAATCCGGAAACGGGCTTCTTCGGGGTTGCCCCGGGCACCAACGAGAAGACCAATCCCAACATGATGGCGGCGATCGCGCGCGAGACCATCTTCACCAATTGCGCGCTGACGCCCGACGGCGACGTCTGGTGGGAGGGCATGACGGAGGAGGCGCCGCCGGCGTTGGTGGACTGGCGCGGTCTCGACTGGACGCCTCAGGCCGGTCGCCCGGCCGCGCATCCGAACGCCCGTTTCACCGTTTCGCGCGACCGCTGCCCGAGCATGGACCCATCGGCCGCGCACCCCGCCGGCGTGCCGATCTCGGCCTTCATCTTCGGCGGGCGGCTTTCCCACACTTTTCCGCTTGTCTTTGAGGCAAGGGACTGGCGCGAGGGCATCTACTGGGCGGCAACGCTGGGGTCGGAAGCGACGGCGGCCGCGGAAAATCAGGCCGCGACCCGGCGCGATCCCTTCGCGATGCTGCCCTTCTGCGGCTACAACATGGCCGACTATTTTGCCCACTGGCTTTCGATGGGAGACCGGCTTGTGAATGCGCCGGCAATCTTCCGCGTCAACTGGTTCCGGCGTGACGAGGACGGTGCATTTCTCTGGCCGGGCTTCCGGCAAAATATGCGCGTGCTCAAATGGATCGTGCAGAGGACGGAGAGGACTGGCGGCGGAAAAGCCACGTCGATCGGCCTTGTGCCGGGCTATGACGACATCGACTGGCATGGCCTCGACTACGACCGCCAAACCTTCGACGCGCTGATGAGGTTCGATCCGGCCAAACTCGCCAAGGAACTGCAAAGCCACGACGTCTTGCTGCAGTCCTTCGGCCAACGATTGCCGTCAGCGCTTTCCGCCATTCGTCGCGCCTTGCTCGACGGGGTTGACCAGACGCCGGATCAAGCCTGA
- a CDS encoding GNAT family N-acetyltransferase, with the protein MVEKVIDNTQASRFELPIGDEIAVAYYRLEDGRVVLTHTEVLQTLSGQGIGTRLATGVFDILRARNARVIATAERPAMLSQTVAVTTAWLDDGAACPGPQA; encoded by the coding sequence ATGGTCGAAAAGGTCATCGATAACACTCAGGCGTCTCGATTCGAGCTGCCGATCGGCGACGAGATCGCCGTTGCCTACTATCGGCTGGAGGACGGCCGGGTCGTTCTCACGCACACGGAAGTGCTGCAGACCCTGTCGGGACAGGGGATCGGCACGCGGCTTGCGACCGGCGTCTTCGACATTCTTCGCGCGCGAAACGCACGGGTGATCGCGACGGCTGAACGCCCGGCAATGCTGAGCCAGACGGTGGCCGTGACCACCGCCTGGCTGGATGACGGGGCGGCGTGCCCGGGACCTCAGGCTTGA
- a CDS encoding SDR family NAD(P)-dependent oxidoreductase — protein MAYPRSLVGKTVLVIGGNGAIGAATGRLFADAGATVLITHTPREQGAASADAVISSLANAERHARYAVDITDSRALGDLARTIEQKFGKLDVLVNAAGFTKPIAHRDLDALTDELIDDIFKVNWRSQFAAIRAFAPLLKKSGDGLVVSISSIAAFTGIGSNIAYCAAKAGIDVMTKALARVLAPEIRVLAVSPGVVDTQFVPGRGSDFNDKVASSTPLGRIGEVDDIAAAILASATLLGFSTGHIIQVDGGRAL, from the coding sequence ATGGCGTATCCGCGGTCCTTGGTTGGAAAGACAGTTCTCGTCATCGGCGGAAACGGCGCAATCGGCGCCGCAACAGGGCGCCTGTTTGCAGATGCGGGAGCGACCGTGCTGATCACCCACACGCCGCGTGAACAGGGGGCCGCAAGCGCGGATGCGGTGATTTCCTCCCTTGCGAACGCTGAACGTCATGCCCGATATGCCGTCGACATCACGGATTCCCGCGCTCTTGGCGACCTTGCCCGCACCATCGAACAGAAGTTCGGCAAGCTCGATGTGCTGGTCAATGCCGCGGGCTTCACCAAGCCTATCGCCCACCGGGATCTCGACGCGCTGACGGATGAACTGATCGACGACATCTTCAAGGTGAACTGGCGAAGCCAGTTCGCGGCGATCCGCGCCTTCGCGCCACTTTTGAAAAAATCCGGCGACGGGCTCGTCGTCTCCATCTCGTCGATCGCCGCCTTCACCGGTATTGGCTCGAATATCGCCTATTGCGCCGCCAAGGCCGGCATCGACGTGATGACCAAGGCGCTCGCCCGCGTCCTTGCCCCGGAAATCCGGGTCCTTGCGGTTTCTCCTGGTGTCGTCGACACGCAATTCGTCCCCGGGCGAGGCTCGGACTTCAACGACAAGGTCGCGTCCTCGACCCCGCTCGGCCGCATCGGCGAAGTCGACGACATCGCCGCCGCCATCCTGGCGAGCGCGACGTTGCTCGGCTTTTCGACCGGCCACATCATCCAGGTGGATGGCGGCCGGGCGCTCTGA
- a CDS encoding LacI family DNA-binding transcriptional regulator, which produces MQKKRTTLKDIARATGVHVSTVSRALDPTERKSITPEVVAKIQAAAERLDYRPNRIAFGLRTNRTMTVGVVIPDITNPIFPPILRGIESVLEPLGYASIIVNTDSEREREVRLLEVLRDRGVDGLIHAAVLRSDPSIAKAAQDGLSVVTLNRRVENSNIPYVINDEDMGICEMLRHLTKLGHRRIAHLAGPQDLSTGQLRLAAFRNAAKRMSIDIDPQLIVTAMRFDEDEGARCTRELLASGNDFTAVLCANDRLALGCIDVLRENGLDCPSDISVSGFNDMPFLQLARPRLTTVRIQQYDAGITAASILLRLMNAGADDDIPLETVLPVELLERESTGPVAAQKR; this is translated from the coding sequence ATGCAGAAGAAACGAACCACGCTGAAGGACATTGCGCGCGCGACCGGCGTTCATGTGTCGACCGTATCGCGCGCCCTTGACCCGACCGAGCGCAAGAGCATCACGCCAGAGGTCGTGGCGAAGATCCAGGCCGCGGCGGAACGCCTGGATTATCGCCCCAACCGCATCGCCTTCGGGCTTCGCACCAACCGGACGATGACGGTCGGCGTCGTCATTCCGGATATCACCAACCCGATTTTCCCACCGATCCTGCGCGGGATCGAAAGCGTTCTGGAACCGCTCGGCTATGCGTCGATCATCGTCAACACCGACAGCGAGCGCGAGCGCGAGGTTCGCCTTCTCGAAGTGTTGCGCGATCGGGGTGTCGACGGACTTATCCATGCAGCGGTGCTTAGAAGCGACCCCTCGATCGCCAAGGCCGCCCAGGACGGCCTGTCGGTGGTGACGCTGAACCGGCGCGTGGAGAATTCGAACATCCCCTATGTCATCAATGACGAGGACATGGGCATCTGCGAAATGCTGCGCCACCTGACGAAACTCGGCCACCGGCGGATCGCGCATCTGGCCGGGCCGCAGGATCTCTCGACCGGGCAGCTACGCCTGGCCGCCTTCCGCAACGCCGCCAAGAGAATGTCGATCGACATCGACCCGCAGCTCATCGTCACCGCCATGCGCTTCGATGAGGACGAAGGCGCCCGCTGCACGCGCGAGCTGCTCGCCTCCGGAAACGACTTTACCGCCGTGCTCTGCGCAAATGACCGCCTGGCGCTCGGCTGCATCGACGTCTTGCGGGAGAACGGCCTCGACTGTCCATCGGACATTTCCGTCAGCGGCTTCAACGACATGCCGTTCCTGCAACTCGCGCGTCCAAGGCTCACCACCGTCCGCATCCAGCAGTATGATGCGGGCATCACCGCCGCATCGATCCTGCTGCGCCTGATGAATGCCGGCGCGGACGACGACATTCCGCTCGAGACCGTGCTGCCGGTGGAGCTCCTGGAACGCGAAAGCACGGGACCGGTGGCAGCGCAGAAGCGCTGA
- a CDS encoding amino acid ABC transporter substrate-binding protein: protein MGLNRLIAAATVSVLSASTVASAAETIRIGASLPITGGLSVSGEKHKRGYELCNKLINEAGGILGKQVELIVSDNRSDPATAINQYERFINVDKVDAVYGTFSSRLTFPVGNVLSKYNMVHPVPSGGALRIYAQGYKNLFYFQVNAAEYTGKDVIGLLKEIKDPADAPKTVAVVHADDFFANAIATGLLGQKVIDPANDKEIADLAPGYFKEAGIEVVMEEKWPEEGFNDWLNLANSIKRSGAEMIVGLTASAEEAVQLMRALKTVGASAKLVYLSQGAQTEFIEGVGNDAADGVVIHTTWHKDVPFKSTLAGKPFDNADFVKAFEAEYGVEPDEDSAIPFAVCQGIEQAMVGAGSTDNAKMGEWLHARTKEQPVQTVLGDFSWDDLGLPVEKSHIMTQWQDGKLTFVYPTGQFEGIVPFRYPKSGF, encoded by the coding sequence ATGGGACTCAATCGGCTGATCGCGGCAGCAACCGTCAGTGTGCTTTCGGCAAGCACCGTTGCGAGCGCTGCGGAAACAATACGGATCGGCGCATCGCTGCCGATCACCGGTGGCCTTTCGGTCAGCGGCGAGAAGCATAAGCGGGGCTACGAACTCTGCAACAAGCTCATCAATGAAGCGGGCGGCATTCTCGGCAAGCAGGTGGAGCTGATCGTCAGCGACAATCGCTCCGACCCTGCGACGGCCATCAATCAGTACGAACGCTTCATCAACGTCGACAAGGTCGATGCCGTCTACGGTACGTTCTCGAGCCGCTTGACCTTTCCGGTCGGCAACGTTCTGTCCAAGTACAACATGGTTCACCCGGTTCCCTCGGGCGGTGCGCTCCGGATCTATGCCCAGGGCTACAAAAACCTCTTCTATTTCCAGGTCAATGCTGCCGAATACACAGGCAAGGACGTGATCGGCCTCCTGAAGGAGATCAAGGATCCGGCGGATGCGCCGAAGACAGTCGCCGTCGTCCATGCCGACGACTTCTTCGCCAATGCGATCGCCACCGGCCTTCTCGGCCAGAAGGTGATCGATCCCGCCAACGACAAGGAAATCGCCGACCTCGCGCCCGGTTACTTCAAGGAAGCTGGCATCGAGGTGGTGATGGAGGAGAAGTGGCCCGAGGAAGGCTTCAACGACTGGCTGAACCTTGCCAATTCGATCAAGCGCTCCGGCGCTGAAATGATCGTCGGCCTGACGGCTTCTGCGGAAGAGGCGGTCCAGCTCATGCGGGCGCTCAAGACCGTCGGCGCATCGGCAAAGCTCGTCTATCTCAGCCAGGGTGCCCAGACGGAGTTCATCGAGGGTGTGGGGAACGACGCGGCCGATGGCGTCGTCATCCACACCACCTGGCACAAGGATGTTCCGTTCAAGAGCACGCTTGCCGGAAAGCCCTTCGACAACGCCGATTTTGTGAAGGCGTTCGAAGCCGAATATGGTGTCGAGCCGGATGAAGACAGCGCCATCCCTTTCGCCGTCTGCCAGGGTATCGAGCAGGCCATGGTTGGCGCCGGCAGCACGGATAACGCCAAGATGGGCGAATGGCTGCACGCCCGCACCAAGGAACAGCCTGTCCAGACAGTGCTCGGCGATTTCAGCTGGGACGATCTCGGCCTGCCCGTCGAAAAGTCGCACATCATGACCCAGTGGCAGGATGGCAAGCTGACCTTCGTCTACCCGACCGGCCAGTTCGAGGGCATCGTGCCCTTCCGCTATCCCAAGTCCGGTTTCTGA